The Zalophus californianus isolate mZalCal1 chromosome 7, mZalCal1.pri.v2, whole genome shotgun sequence genome includes a region encoding these proteins:
- the ABT1 gene encoding activator of basal transcription 1, with amino-acid sequence MDAEELEREASEPEPLEGTDQKPEAAEGQEESEEAACGAKKRVVPGIVYLGHLPPRFRPLHVRNLLSAYGEVGRVFFQPEDGFVRRKKKAAAASAAGGKKRSRYSKDYTEGWVEFRDKRVAKRVAASLHNTPMGARRRSPFRYDLWNLKYLHRFTWSHLSEHLAFERQVRRQRLRAEVAQAKRETDFYLRSVERGQRFLAAEGDSARPNGSWSFAQRPTEQELRARKAARPGGRERARLANAQDQARSSRGLLAKIFGAPPPSASVEEP; translated from the exons ATGGACGCggaggagctggagagggaagCTTCGGAGCCGGAGCCCCTGGAAGGGACAGATCAGAAACCAGAGGCGGCGGAGGGGCAGGAGGAATCCGAAGAGGCGGCTTGTGGCGCCAAGAAGCGGGTGGTGCCGGGTATTGTGTACTTGGGCCACCTCCCGCCCCGCTTTCGGCCTCTGCATGTACGGAACCTTCTCAGCGCGTACGGCGAGGTCGGGCGCGTTTTTTTCCAGCCCGAGG ACGGGTTCGTGAGGCGCAAGAAGAAGGCAGCAGCAGCCTCGGCCGCGGGAGGCAAAAAGCGGTCCAGGTACAGCAAGGACTACACCGAGGGCTGGGTGGAGTTCCGGGACAAGCGAGTAGCCAAGCGCGTGGCGGCCAGTCTTCACAACACGCCCATGGGAGCCCGCAGGCGCAGCCCCTTCCGTTACGACCTGTGGAACCTCAAG TACTTGCACCGTTTCACGTGGTCCCACCTCAGCGAACATCTTGCCTTTGAGCGTCAGGTGCGCAGGCAGCGCCTGAGGGCCGAGGTTGCCCAGGCCAAGCGTGAGACTGACTTCTATCTTCGAAGCGTGGAACGGGGACAGCGCTTCCTTGCCGCTGAGGGGGACTCTGCTCGCCCGAATGGCAGCTGGAGCTTTGCCCAGCGTCCTACTGAGCAAGAGCTGAGAGCCCGGAAGGCGGCTCGGCCAGGGGGACGTGAACGGGCTCGCCTGGCAAATGCCCAGGACCAGGCTCGCTCCAGCCGAGGACTGCTTGCCAAGATCTTTGGAGCGCCACCACCTTCAGCGAGCGTGGAGGAACCCTAA